The Thermococcus sp. M39 DNA segment TAAAGGATATTGAAAGGGAAATTATGCCACTTTTTGGTACAAAAAAAGCTGGAGAGTTCATTGGAGTTAGCCCAAGTGGTGATAAAACAAAGTTTGTTGACAAAATAGCTGAAGATATAGTTTTAGAGTATCTTAAACCCCTTGGAGTGAACATCATAAGTGAGGAAATTGGAAGCATAGATACCGGGAGCGAGTACTCTGTCATCGTTGATCCCATTGACGGTTCTTTCAATTTTATTCATGGAATCCCAATCTTTGGATTCAGCTTTGCAGTTTTTAAAAAGAAAAAGCCAGTGTATTCCATGTTATACGAGTTCATGCCTAAAAATGTTTACGAAGGAATTCCAGGAGAGGGAGCATACCTAAATGGAGATAGAATAAGAGTAAAG contains these protein-coding regions:
- a CDS encoding inositol monophosphatase family protein: KDIEREIMPLFGTKKAGEFIGVSPSGDKTKFVDKIAEDIVLEYLKPLGVNIISEEIGSIDTGSEYSVIVDPIDGSFNFIHGIPIFGFSFAVFKKKKPVYSMLYEFMPKNVYEGIPGEGAYLNGDRIRVK